The Microlunatus soli genome contains the following window.
GCATGAAGCGGAACATCAACGTCAGCAGCAAAGTCCGGATGTGCGCACCGTCGACGTCGGCGTCGGCCATCATCACGATCTTGTGATAGCGCAGCTTCTCGATGTCGAAGTCGTCATGCACGCCGGTGCCGAGCGCGGAGATGATCGCCTGCACCTCGTTGTTCTGCATGATCTTGTCGATCCGCGCCTTCTCGACGTTCAGGATCTTGCCACGGATCGGCAGGATCGCCTGGATCCGCGGATCACGGCCACCCTTGGCCGAACCACCGGCCGAGTCACCCTCGACGATGAAGACCTCGCACTCCTCGGGGTTGGTCGAGGAGCAGTCCGACAGCTTGCCGGGCAGACCGGAGCGTCCGAGCAGACCCTTGCGGTCACGGGCCGCATCGCGCGCCTTCCGGGCCGCGATCCGGGCGATCGACGCGGCCATGCCCTTGCGGACGATGTCCTTGCCCTCCTGGGGATTCTGCTCGAACCAGTCGCCGAGCCGATCGTTGACGGCCTGCTGGACGAAGGTCTTGGCCTCGGTGTTGCCGAGCTTGGTCTTGGTCTGGCCCTCGAACTGCGGATCGGTCAGCTTGACCGAGATGATCGCGGTCAACCCCTCCCGGACGTCATCGCCGGAGAGCCGATCCTCCTTCTTCTTGATCATCCCCCAGGTCTCACCCCACTTGTTGACGGTGTAGGTGAGCGCGGCCCGTAGGCCCTCCTCGTGGGTGCCGCCCTCGTGGGTGTTGATCGCGTTGGCGAAGGTGTGCACCGACTCCTGGAACGAGGTGTTCCACTGCATCGCCAACTCGAGACCGAGCTCGTCCCGCTCGAGCTCGATGTCGATCACCGAGGCGTGGATCGGATCCTTCGCGACCGTCAGGTACTTGACGTAATCGATCAGGCCGTCGTCGAACTTGAAGGTCTCGGCGTGCTTGCCGCCCTCGGAGTCCGGGCGGTCCTCCCGCTCGTCGGTGATCGAGATCTGCAGGCCCTTGTTCAGGAACGCCATCTCCCGCAGCCGGGTGGCCAGGGTCTCGTAGCTGTAGGTGGTGGTCTCGAAGATGTCCTCGCTGGCCCAGAACGTGGTCGTGGTGCCGGTCTCGTCGGTGGCCTCGTGCTGCTCCAGCGGTCCGGTCGGGACGCCGAGCTCGAAGGCCTGGGTCCAGCGGTAGCCGTCACGCTTGATCTCCACCTCGTAGCGGCTGGACAGGGCGTTCACCACCGAGGCGCCGACGCCGTGCAGACCGCCGGAGACCTTGTAGCCGCCGCCGCCGAACTTGCCGCCGGCGTGCAGCACGGTGAGGATCACCGTGACGGCCGGGATCTTCTCGGTCGGATGTTCCTTGACCGGGATGCCACGTCCGTTGTCGGTGACCTGGACCCCACCGTTGGCCAACAGGGTGACCCCGATGGTGTCGCAGTAGCCGGCCATCGCCTCGTCGACCGCGTTGTCCACGATCTCCTGCACCAAGTGGTGCAGACCCCGTTCACCGGTCGAGCCGATGTACATACCGGGCCGCTTGCGGACGGCCTCCAGGCCCTCCAGCACGGTGATCGACTCGGCGTCGTAATCGCCGGCCGGAGGCAGGCCGGGCGACGTCGGCGACGTGGGGTCGCCGGCTTCGGCATCGGCCGGGGTGTCCGGGGCGGAGAGAGAATCGGGGATATCCTGCGGGGTCTCGGGGAGATCTTCGTTCGGGGTATCGCTCACCGGTTCCTGGCTCCTGTCACACGTGGGCCGCCGGATCCGCAGACTTCCGCGGAGATGCGGCGGCGCCAAGTTGCTCACCGCGATCCGAGTGCTCGGACCGCTCTTCACATGCTCGGTCCATACTACCCCGTAACACCCGGATTTCCGGTTCTGCAGGGCCGACTATCCACAGCCGAATGCCTCTGGGAGGCGCGCTAGCCGGGTTTGGCGCGGCTGCCAGGGGCGTTGACAAGGCCCGGTACGCACCCCGGCCCTCCTGATGCGTTCCCGGGCCGCTGACAGATGTTGTCCCGGGTCTCCAGGACGGCCCGGCGGGACGTTCGACCCGACCGTTCGACCCGTCCGTGGGCCTGATCGTTCGCCGGGATGGTCCGAGCCGGGCGATCAGGGTCGGTCGACGAGCGCGCCGACCTCGTAGGCCGGCTCACCCTCATGGTCGACCGGATCGGCGTAGGCGTGCTTCTCCTGGTCGATGTCGAAGACGAACCGATCGCCGACGTAGCGGGTCACCGCCAGCTGCACCGGTCGGTCGTCGGCATCGAGCACGATCTGTCGCTGGACGATCAGCGCCGCACCGACGGCGACGTCGAGCAGTCGGGCCAGCTCCGGCATCGCCGATTCCGCGGTCACGGTTCCCTTCGAGCGGGTGGGTTCCCGGCCGATCGCGGCCAGTGCCGCGAACAGCGATCCGGTACCGAGATCGAGCTCGAGGACCGAACAGCAATCGTCGGGCAACCGCACCTCCTCGACGCCGATCGGGATCCCGTCCCCCTTCAGGAGTCGCTTCAGCTCACCGACCTGCGCGTCGCTGCCCTGAGCGAGATCGACGTTCTCCTGCCGGTTGCCCGCACGACGGCCGGACTCCAGCACGACGGCGGACGGTTGCCTGCCCTGCCGGTGCATGTGTTCGGCGAAGGACAGCAGTCGTGTCACCCGCCGGTGCACCGGATGGTCGGCGACGTAGGTGCCGCTGCCCGAGACGCGGTACAGCCTGCCCTCCCCCACCAACGCCGAGATCGCCTGCCGTGCCGTCATCCGGCTGACGTGAAAGGTCGTGCTCAGCTCCCGATCACTGGGTAGCCGATCACCGGGAGCAGCGGCCGCGATCACGGTCCGCAGGTGTCGAGTGATCACCTCATGGGCCGGGGTCGGCCGTTCGGGCATCTGGTACCTCCTGGTGGCTACCACCGTCCATTCTCGCCGCATCCGGGCATCGTCGGGCGATTCGAGCGAGACTGCTCCGATCCGCCGGATCGTCTTCGGGTCGCTCTCGTCTCGGCGTCAGGCGGCAAGTGGTCTAGACAGCTTTATCACATTGGTCTAGCGTGACGTCAGGCGCCGCCAGATCCGGTGCCAGCAGCTGGGCCATCGATGAGCGCGGCCGACCAGGCCGAGCGATCGGTACGAGATCTCCCTGCTCTGATCTGTGGCTCACGGGAAGCACCCCGGGTGATCCAGCCGGGAACCACACCCGAGATCGACCACACCTCAAGACGGGAAGGCGACCCGTTGTCCCGCTCCGCTAAAACCTATCGTGCCACCAGGCTTTGAAGGGTATTGGGCCGTGCTGTTCATCGGCATCCGGCCGCACCCGCCGCGTACACACCTCGCACGGAGGAAGGAACTCCCCGATGTCCACACCCGTTCGCCGCCCGAGATTCAGCCGTCGGCACGCCCTGCAGCTCGCCGGCGCCGCCGGACTGACCGCCGCGGCGGCCGCCTGCACCGACACCAGTGACGTCTCCTCCGATGGGCCGACGGCCCGGTCCAGCGTCGGCGACTTCGCGATCCCCGACTGGTCCGATGCTCCGAAGTCAGCCTCGTTGCGCTGGGTCGACAGCGGTGACCAGAAGGCGCTCTACTTCAAGGCGTTCTTCGACGCCTTCGGTAAGAAGTTCAGCGGCATCGACGTCGACTACAAGGGCACCAACTGGAACACCATCCAGCAGAGCATCACCCTCGGACTGCGCAACGGCACTGCGCCCGACGTGTTCCAACTGCCGTCCACGATCTCCACGCCGGTTGCGGTCAAGGAGGGTTGGCTGCGGCCGTTGGACGACGTGGTTCCCGGCTGGCCGCAGATCAAGGACCGGCTGCCGACCGGGTTGATCGCCAACGGGGTGAACGTCTTCGACGGCAAGACCTACTCGTTACCGATCACCAAACCGGCGCTCGGGACGATCGTGTTGATCAACGCCGATCTCGCCGCCCAGGCCGACGTCGACACCGGTCAGGACTTCACCCTGGACAGCTTCGGCAGCGCCGTCCGGGCCGCGACCAAGAAGGGCGCCGGCAAGTACTACGGGCTGGTCGACTACCTCGCTCAGCCGAACGGGATGAACGCCGCCTGTTCGATGATCGCCCGGCTGTCCGGGATGGTCGGCGGCGTCGACAACAACCCGGAAGGCTCGATCAACTACCGGACCGGTGAGCTCACCTACACCGATCCGATCCTGGCCGACGTGATCGACTGGTATCTCGGGCTGCAGAAGGACGGCTGCTTCCTGCCCGGGTCGGTCAGCCTCGATGCACCCGGTGCTCGGGAACGGTTCCCGCAGGGTCAGTCGGCGTTCATCTTCCAGGGACCGTGGAACATCGGGCTGTGGGGCAAGGAGTTCCCCGACCTGAAGCTGGACGTCGCTCTGGCACCGGTCCAGGAAGCCGGCAAGGTGTCGCCGTTCAACCTGTTGCCCGGCGGTGGAAACAACTACTGCGTCGCGGCCAGCAGCAAGTCCGCCGAGGTTGCCGGCAAGGCGTTCGAGTACATCTTCTCCGACGACGGCCAGACCCATTGGGCCTACTACGCCGGCTCCGGTGATCCGGCGGTGTTCCCGACGCCGAGCCTGAAGCCCAAGCCGCTGGACGCCAAGGTGAACGGCTGGATGAAGCAATACGGTCTGCTCGGCCCGTCCCCCACGGTGCGCAACCCCGACATGATCAAGGTCAGCCAGGCGCTCGTCGCACCCCAACCGGCACTGCACGACGTCTGCACCGCGTTGTTCACCGGCAAGGCGACCAACATCAAGAAGGAATTGAAAGCTCTGCAGGACCGTGCCGACAAGGCGATCGACACCGCCATCGCGACCGCCAAGAAGAGCGGAGCCAAGGTCTCCCGGGACGACTACGTCTTCTCCGACTGGGACCCGACCAAACCGTACGTGGGCCTGTACAAGTGACGGCCTTCTTCGCCCTGGACCGTGAGGTCGGCCAACGGCACCGTGGCTGGAGTGCCTTCTGGGACGCGCGACACAGCTACCTGCTGATGCTGCCCGGCGCGATCCTGGTCGCGCTGTTCTCCGTCTATCCGATGGTGATGTCGTGGTACTACTCCCTGTTCCGCTGGGACGGGTTCTCCTCCGACATGACCTTCATCGGACTGCAGAACTACCGGGAGGCGATCGGTGACAGCTACTTCTGGAACGCCTTCGGCCGGTCCCTCGTCTTCGCCGCCGTCGCCACGCCGATCGAACTCGCGCTGTCACTCGGATTCGCCCTGCTGCTCAACGATGCTTCGCTCCGGTTGCGGACGGTCTACCGGACGTTGATCTTCATCCCAGTGGTCACCACCACCGCCGTCGTGGCGATCGTGATGAGCTTCGTGTTCTCCGCCTTCAACGGTCCGGTCAACCAGGTGCTGATGCTGCTCAAGATCACCGACAGCTCGATCGACTTCCTCGGTGATCCGCGAACAGTGCTGTGGACCTCGATCGGGATCTTCATCTGGAAGTGGTGCGGGCAGCCGATGATCTACTGGCTGGCCGGACTGCAGACCATCCCGAGCGAACTGTACGAGGCCGCCAAGGTCGACGGTGCCGGGCTGTGGAGCCAGTTCAAGAACATCACCGCACCGCTGCTGACGCCGTTCGGGGTGATGATCACCCTGATCGTCGCGATCGGCAACCTGCAGGTTTTCGCCTTCCTGCAGGCACTCACCGGCGGCGGACCGACCTTCGCCTCCGAGCTGATGGAGCTCTACATCTACCGCAATGCGTTCGGTGCCTCCGGTGCCCAGTCGGTGCAGCGGCTGGGTTACGCCTCGGCGGCCGGCGTGATCTTCGGCGTCACACTGATGATCTTCGGCATCGTCCAACTGCTGGCCGTCCGGCGGGTCCGGGCCGCCGGCTCGGATCGGGAGGAGAGCCGATGACCACCGGCACGATCGCGAGTACGCCGAAGTCCGTTCGATCGTCGTCCGCCGGCAACGCGCCGCCGCGCCGCCGGAAGCGGCCGGGCAGGATCCGTCGGATCATCACCTATGTCGTCCTGACCCCGGTCAGCCTGATATGGATCTACCCGTTCATCTGGATGATGTCGGCCTCGGTCAAGCCGAACAGCAAGGTGTTCGCCGACCTGGGGATCTTCCCGACCAAGTTCTTCTTCTCCAACTACGCCGAGGCGTGGGTGAACGGCAACATCGGCCGATTCTTCATCAACAGCGTGGTGGTGTCGGTCGGCGGCGTGATCATCGTCGTGCTGACCACCGCCTCGATGGGGTACGTCCTGGGCCGCTATCGCTTCCCGGGCAAGAAGATCGTCATCGCGACGCTGGCCGGGCTGGCCATCCTGCCGCAGGGCTACACGATCATCCCGATCTTCGATCTGATCGACTCGCTGCATCTGGACGGCACCCTGTTCGGCATCATCATCGCCGAGAGCGGGTCGGCCCACATCATCCAGTTACTGCTCTACGCAGGATACTTCGCGCAGCTGCCGGCAGCCTTGGAGGAACAGGCCAAGATCGACGGTGCCGGCTACTTCCGGATCTTCTTCACCATCTTCCTGCCGTTGGCGGCACCGGCGACCGCAACCGTGATCATCCTGCAGTTCATCGCCAGCTGGAACGACTTCCTGCTGCCGCTGGTGCTGACCCTGAGCCAACCCGATCTGCAGACGTTGGCCGTCGGGGTGTACAGCTTCCAGGGGGAGAACATGACCGACTACGCGCAGATGTCGGCTGCCAGCACGATCAGCCTGGTGCCGGTGATCGTGGTCTTCCTGTTCTTCCAACGCTATTTCGTCGAAGGCCTGGCCGGCGCCGTCAAACAGTGAGCCAGGCTCCCGTTCCACCCGTCATCACCAGCCACGAAGGAGAAAAGTGTCCGACCCGGACCGTCCGAACATCGTCTTCATCCTCACCGATGATCATGCCGCGCATGCGATCAGTGCCTACGGCAGTCGTGTCAACAGCACCCCCAACATGGACCGGATCGCCGCCGACGGCGCCCGGCTGGACGCCTGCTACTGCACGAACTCGATCTGCTCGCCGTCCCGGGCGACGATCCTGTCCGGCACCTACAGCCACGTCAACGGCGTCAAGTCGATCTTCGACGAGATCGAGTATCGGGTGCCCAACTTCACCGGCTGCCTGCGACAGGCCGGCTACCGGACGGCACTGTTCGGCAAGTGGCATCTCGGCCATCGACCGGAGAATCTGCCCCGGGCGGAGGACTTCGATGCCTGGCAGGTGTTCCCCGGCCAGGGCGACTACAACGATCCGGTGATGATCACCGCCGAAGGCGAGCGTCAGGTGTCGGGTTACGCGACCGACATCGTCACCGATCTCAGCCTGGACTGGCTCGACCAGCAGCCCGACGGGCAGCCGTTCTGCCTGATGGTGCATCACAAGGCGCCGCACCGTCCCTGGGTGCCCGACCCCAAGCACGCCGACCTGTATCCGGTCGGTTCGATCCCCGAACCGGACACCCTGTTCGACGACTACGCGACCCGCGGCCGCGCAGCGCACGAAGCGACGATGCGGATCGCCGATCACCTGCCACCGAGCGACATCAAGGAGCAGCAGATCCCGGCCGAATTGATCGGCGAGGAACATCGGACCGAGCGGACCCGCTGGTTCTATCAGCGTTACATGCGGGACTATCTGCAGACCGTGCAGTCGGTGGACGACAACGTCGGGCGGGTGCTGGACTACCTCAATGATCATGATCTGGGCCGGAACACGATCGTGGTCTACACCTCCGACCAGGGCTTCTTCCTCGGTGATCACGGCTGGTACGACAAACGCTTCATCTACGACGAGTCGCTACAGATGCCGTTCTTGATCAAGTGGCCGGAGCGGATCGTGGCCGGTAGCCGGATCGACGAGATCATCACCAACGCCGACTTCGCCGCAACCTTCCTGCAGGCCTGCGGGCTGGACCCCGCCGAGGTGTTGCCGACCTCCCAGGGACGCAGTGCGCTACCGGTGTTGCTCGGCGATACTCCGGACGATTGGCCGACGTCGATGTACTACCGCTACTGGGAACACGACGATCCGAACCACCACGCCTGGTCGCACTACGGCGTCCGCACCGCCACCCACAAGTTGGTCTACTTCTACGCCGCCGGACTGGGCACCACCGGCGCATCGGACAAGATCTACCCGCCGGAGTGGGAGCTCTACGACCTGGTCGCCGATCCGCAGGAACTGAACAACGTCGCCGATGATCCAAGCTACGCAGGGATCCGTGCCGAGTTGGAAACCGAACTGGCCAGGCTGCAGCAGCACTACCAGGACGAGCCCTACCTTCCCGTCTGATCGAGCCACCCCCAACCGCCGACCCGTCAGTTCCTCCCCGACACGCCGGGCGTGTCGGGGAGGAACTGACGGGTCGGCCGGGTTTGGGGGTCCTGCGGGCGCTATTCCTTGGCGAGCTTGATCGTGACGAATCGCGGACGGTTGTTGTTGGCGTCGGCCAACAGGTCGTCACCGTTGCCGCTGTTCACGTTGTAGCAGATGATCAACTCGCCGGGCTTGCTGATCGCCGGATGCGCGGCAACGTTGTACGGCGCATAGATGTTGCCGACACCACCCTCGGGTGCGGTGTAGACAGCGGTCCGCTCGGTGAAGGGTCCGACCGGGGTGGGTGCGCTCGCGACGTAGATCTTGTGATCGGTGAAGATCGACGCCGAGGTGGTGGTCAGGACGAACCGGCCGTCCACCGGAGTCACGCTGTACGACGCTCCGAGGTCCGGGACCAGGGGGCCGGCCGCAGCCGGGTCGGCAGACCAGGAACTGCCGGTCCAGAAGTCCCAGTCCTTGTCAACCAGATGCCCGACCCGGGCCCGGGCGACGTACATCGTGCTGTCCTTCTCGCCGTAGATGTAGGTGTAGCCAGCACAGCGAACGAGTTCGTTACCCCAGTTGACCGTGCCGGGCTCACCGTAGGTCCGGACGATCGACTCGACGGTGAAGTCCTTGCTGTAGGTGACGATGTCGCTGCCCAGCCAGCCGAAGTTCCACGGCGGATCGCCGTCGGTCTTGCCGATCCGGCCCTGGAAGACGCGGAGCTTGCCGCCGTCGACGATGCCGTCGGCGTTCCAGTACCAGGGATCGCCGTCGACGCCGTCGGGTGGTGAGGCGATCGATTCCGGCGCGGCCTGGGTGCCGCCGGTGATCGTGGTGTCGGGCAATCCGTCCCGGCCCGCCGGCAGGATCGATCCGTGGATGAAGCCCGGCTCGGTCATGCTCTCGTCGGCGTTGACCGGTCCGAGGAAGGTGTCGTTCATCAGCCAGGCGACCTTGTGGCCGGGCAGTTCGGCGGAATAGACGCCGTCGGAGGCGGCCCAGCCGCCCTTGTTCGCCCAGCCGCCGCCGCTGTTGCCGAAGGCGCGGAAGGCCTGGGTCAGCTCGGTGTTGGCGGTCGCGGTGGGCTTCAGCACCGCGCCGGTGTCACCGGTGGCGCACGATCCCAGGTCACCGACGGCCGTTGGGGCGTCGGCTGGGTTCGAGGTGTCTGCTCGGGCCGGCAGGCCGACCAGCGCGACGGTGGCGACGCCGGCCAGCAGGGCCGCGCCGAGCGCGGGTCGAGGTCGGATTCTCATGTCAGGTGGTTTCCCCTCTGGCGCTCACCATCGATCTGACCGGCGCCCGATGGCGCTCACGAGTCGGCGTGGGAGACACAATGTCAACGTTGTCATCGGCTTCGTCGGAACACTATGGGAGGCCCACGACGCTGTCAACCAGCTGATCACTACGGCTGACACCGCGTCCGCCCCAACCCGCCGACCCGTCAGTTTCTCCCGCAGTTTCGCGGTGTGTCGCGGAGGAATTGACGGGTCACCCCTGGACGAAGAGGTCGACCCGGCCGGAACGCACCCTCAGATCGCGACCGGCTCGATCTCGAGTTCGTGCGCCTTCTCCGGCCGCGCCCGCCCGGCTCCGACTGGGCCCCGTCCGGCCTGCAGCGGATCGATGGTTCGCCCCGCTCGACCTCTAGACTGCGTGCCGTGGATGGGACCGAACGCGGGCGGGTGTGGATCGACGAGACCCCGCCGCAGGACTGGGCGGCCCCGCAGCTGGTGCACGACTTCCCGGCCGATCCGGGTCCGCGGCATTCGAAATGGATGACCCGCGGGATCCCGATCTTGGTGATCGTTCTGGTGCTGGTGGCGATCTGGGCGCTCGGCGGATTCAGGACCCGGCAGGATCGCGCCACGGTGCTGCAGCCGGGTCAGCATTTCACCAATGGCGCCTACGTCCTGACCCTTGATCGGGCGACCGTCCAACGCAAGAAGGGCTACGGCGACGACCCGTACATCCAGGAGCTCGTCGTGCACGGCACGGCCAAGAACATCTGGACCGAGACGGCGCGGCCCGACGGCCGATGGTTCCTGGCCACCAACGATCACCAGAGCTCCATCAAGGAAGGCGAACTGGTCTCGATCGATTACGGCGACGACGCCCCGTCCGACACCCCCGACGACCTGACACCGGGGCTGCCGGCGATGCCGATCACCGTCGACTTCGAGTTCGCCGACACGTTCCGGCCCGAACACAAGTCGATCATCGTCGCGATGCGCGGAATCGATTACAGCAACCACTCCGTCACGACCACCAGTGATGAGAAGACCTGGGGACCGAGCAACAACGGCAGCTTCCGCGTCCGGCTGCCGGTCACCGTCCTTCCGGCCGACGACGACTACTGATCGACCGTTGGCGGCGCCGACACCGTGCGCGAGCCGAGGATCAGGCCGGCCGCAGCACCTTGGTCGGTGCCGACGAGGCCGGATCGGGAGTGGCCAGGCCGTAGATCCTGTCCTTGAACCGGGCCGGGACCTCGAACACCTGCTCCAGCCGCCACGGCTTCTTCGGAGTGATCGGGTGGTCGTAGTCGCCGCAGTACTGCGGCAACTTCCGGTTGTAGAAGGAGGTCTGCGGCTCCCAGGCGCGGCGGTCGTCCGACACCAGCAGGAGCGAGCACGGCACGGTCTCCATCTTGCGCGGGATCGTGACCTCCACCTCCGCGACCACCCAGATCGCTCCGGCCGCCGCCGGATGCGTCTCCTCCCCATCGGTCACGGTCTCGGTCTGTCGCAGTGCGACCACCCGGTAGGTGGTGTCGTCGATGGTCGACGACGCTCCGGGCGGGAGCTGTTCGAAGCGCTCGTAGGTGTGCGCACCGGCATAGGTGACCCAGACCGCGAGGAAGATGATCACCAGGCAGAACGCCATCCCGGCCACCACCCAGGAACGGGAACGTTCGGACAGGGAGCCCTCCCGGAAGGAGCGCTCGCGGGGTTGCGTCGCGTCGTTCATCGGATCGGTCTTTCGCTCTGATCATCCGGCCTCAGCACGCGACCCTTGGCCGAGCGGTACCACTGCGCCGCATTGCTGTCATCGATGCCCAGATCGACCCGGACCTGCTGCGGGGTGACGTAGAACATCTCGTCGTGATCAAGGGTCAGAACGGCGTCGTCCAGCTGCTTCGGATCAACCTGGTACAGCAGTGTCCCGGTGCCTTCGTAGCCGGCCCGCACCTTCAGGATCGAGTTACCGAACGGCTTGTAGGTCAGCCCGGACGCCTCCAGCGCGAGGCCGCCGAGGCCGCCGACGGTGGCCTCCTCACCCGGCACCCGATAGCTGATCGTGATCGCCAGGAACATGCCCGGTGTCTTGATGATCTTCTCTTCGTACGTGCCACCGTCGCTGAGCTCGGTGCCGGCCTCGACCTTGGTGACCGTGACGGTGCCGCCGTTCAACGATGCCGACTCACCCACCCGGACCGTACGCCGTGCCTTGAGGTCGCCGAGGGTGTCGCTGAGCTCCACCGCGATCCCGGTGACAACGATGCAGACCACCGCCAGCAGGATCGCGATCACCCGATCACGACGGGCATGGGATGCCGGCTGCGGCTGCCCAGCCTGCTGCCCGCTCATCCGACCGCTCCCACGGCTTGCCGGCCGGAGGCTGGTTCGATCAGTTCCTCGGCGGCGACCTGCTCAGCAGAGTTGTGCTGATCGGCGTCGAGCGTGCCGCGGACCTCGGCGCGGGTCCGGAAGATGATCAAGCAGCGACGCAGCGCGGCGGCGAGCAGGCAGAGCCGCCACGGTTCGAAGATCAGATCGATCACCAGGTTGTAGCTCGGCAGCCAGACCAGCCAGAAGGTGAACTGATGTCCGCCGATGGTGTTGGCCAACAACCAGTCGAACGCCGAGGTGGCGATCTTCTGCGCGCCGTACACCACGACGTAGGCGCCCAGGAAGCTGAAGCCGGCCCGCAGGATCAGCCGCAACGAGTGCAGGGTCGGCAGGTACTTGTCGTCGATGTCGCCGAGGAAGGCTTCCTTGACCTGCGACATCACTGCCTTACCGGCCCGCGCCGCGCGGTCCTCCTCGGTCTGTCTGGCGGCACGTTCGAGGACCCGTCGAGCAACCCGGACCCGGGAGGCGAGCGGCTTGCCGGCTCGCCACAGCTCGCCGATCGAGATCACACTGGATCCGTAGATCAGGGCCGCGATGGCCAGCCAGAAGATCGGTTCGGCCAGCCCCGAGGTGATCACCGGCCAGGCGTGCTCGGTGATGAACGACCAGACCGCCGACAGCACCGCGGGCAGGTTGATGCCCAGTGCGGCGACCGCGTCGGCGACGACGTTCTTGAAGGTCTCCAACCATCCGAAGATCGCCCGATCGGCGACCCAGAACTTGATCTGGGACATGATGTCGACGCCGGCGGTGATGGTGACCAACACGAAGAACGACTCGATGAAGGTGCCGACGATGCCCAACGGTCGCCAGCCGGTGCGTTCCTGGAGTGCGTCGACGAGACGCCGTACGAGGTAGGCGCCGACGATGATCGACAGCACGACGATGTAGCGGCTGACCGGCACGTCGTCACCATTGAGGCGCAGTCCCCCGATGATGGTGTCCTCGGCGAACGCGCCACCGGACCGGAACCAGTCCTCGATGATCATCTGGTCACTGGCCTTGGTGACCAACCCGTAGGCGGTGTAGATGCCGAGGAACGGCAGCAGGGTCATCGCCAGCAGGCCGGTGACGCTGGTGTCCCGGTCGTCCTCCTCGAGCTCCTGCCGTGGGATCAGTCGGCGGACCCCGAGCGCGTTGCCGACCAGTCGCAGGATCAGCACCACCGCGGCCAGCTTGCTGACGAACGAGAAGGCGAAGATCAACAATCCCAACCAGGGATTGATGTGTCCGGCCGGGATCGCGAGCTTCAACGCGAGCTGGTAGCCGAGCCAGCCGAACAGGAAGATCGCCACGATCTTGGGCAGCATTCGCCACCAGATCCGTGTGGTGTCCAGCACCAGGATCCGGATGTCGGTCCACACCATCGCCAGCGGGGTCATCGCGGGCGATCATAACGGCCCGACCGGGCATCTCCCGAAGTTGTCAGAGCGTCGTTCGGTCGAAGCACGGCGACCTCGTGACAAGTGGGGGTCCGGAGTGCCTGAAATCGATATCACGATGCGGAGCGGCGGTGGCTCCTGACGGCGCGGGACCGGTAGATTCTGTGCCGTCGGCTCGTGGTCGCGTCGGGGAATCGATCGCGGCGGGAGCGGGCCG
Protein-coding sequences here:
- a CDS encoding sulfatase family protein, yielding MSDPDRPNIVFILTDDHAAHAISAYGSRVNSTPNMDRIAADGARLDACYCTNSICSPSRATILSGTYSHVNGVKSIFDEIEYRVPNFTGCLRQAGYRTALFGKWHLGHRPENLPRAEDFDAWQVFPGQGDYNDPVMITAEGERQVSGYATDIVTDLSLDWLDQQPDGQPFCLMVHHKAPHRPWVPDPKHADLYPVGSIPEPDTLFDDYATRGRAAHEATMRIADHLPPSDIKEQQIPAELIGEEHRTERTRWFYQRYMRDYLQTVQSVDDNVGRVLDYLNDHDLGRNTIVVYTSDQGFFLGDHGWYDKRFIYDESLQMPFLIKWPERIVAGSRIDEIITNADFAATFLQACGLDPAEVLPTSQGRSALPVLLGDTPDDWPTSMYYRYWEHDDPNHHAWSHYGVRTATHKLVYFYAAGLGTTGASDKIYPPEWELYDLVADPQELNNVADDPSYAGIRAELETELARLQQHYQDEPYLPV